The following proteins come from a genomic window of Paenibacillus sp. CAA11:
- a CDS encoding YjcZ family sporulation protein: MGGYGLGTSTATILVLYILLVIVLATFCF; the protein is encoded by the coding sequence ATGGGTGGATACGGATTAGGAACTTCCACAGCTACAATCCTGGTGCTTTACATTCTGTTGGTCATTGTACTTGCGACATTCTGCTTCTAA
- a CDS encoding S66 family peptidase, with protein MIVYPMLQAGMRIGVTAPSSGVSPRLHELLDKACRRMEERGYEVECGETVHTQHKAKSASAFARAEELNRMLADEAYGFIFPPWGGELLIEVLEHLNLNQIGTKWVMGYSDISLLLLAITLKTGMATAHGSCFMDLRGEHADVTTAMWESVLTTPAGQSVTQHSSARYQKQWADSPNVFHLTEPTRWQTVSGRPVKFEGRLLGGCIDVIRHVIGTPYGDVKAFQHKFINSEPLLWYLENCELNAADVRRSLVQMRLAGWFDNCTGLMFGRSSANQPVDGYTIEDVYKDLANELELPMIYDIDCGHVPPQITLINGAYAVVEARDGHGAVTQFFK; from the coding sequence ATGATTGTATACCCTATGCTTCAAGCGGGGATGAGGATAGGAGTCACGGCTCCATCTTCAGGAGTTAGCCCAAGGCTTCATGAACTGCTGGATAAAGCTTGCAGACGTATGGAGGAGCGGGGATATGAGGTCGAGTGCGGAGAGACCGTACATACTCAGCATAAGGCAAAATCAGCTTCGGCCTTTGCCCGGGCCGAGGAGCTTAACCGGATGCTGGCAGATGAAGCGTATGGCTTTATTTTCCCTCCATGGGGAGGAGAACTGCTGATTGAGGTGCTGGAGCACCTGAACCTGAATCAAATCGGGACAAAGTGGGTGATGGGCTATTCGGATATCAGCTTGCTGCTGCTGGCGATTACGCTGAAGACCGGCATGGCCACCGCCCATGGTAGCTGCTTTATGGATTTAAGAGGTGAGCATGCGGATGTCACGACGGCGATGTGGGAGTCGGTGCTGACTACCCCTGCAGGACAGTCTGTTACTCAGCATTCATCTGCACGATATCAGAAACAGTGGGCCGACTCACCCAATGTGTTCCATCTCACTGAACCTACTCGGTGGCAAACGGTATCCGGTAGGCCTGTGAAGTTCGAAGGCCGGCTGCTGGGCGGCTGTATTGATGTTATACGCCATGTCATAGGAACACCTTATGGAGATGTGAAGGCATTTCAGCATAAATTCATTAACAGCGAGCCTCTTCTGTGGTACCTCGAGAATTGTGAACTGAATGCAGCCGATGTGCGGAGATCATTGGTGCAAATGAGGCTGGCAGGTTGGTTCGACAACTGCACGGGCCTGATGTTTGGCAGAAGTTCTGCCAATCAGCCGGTGGATGGCTACACTATAGAGGATGTGTATAAGGACCTGGCGAATGAGCTGGAGCTGCCGATGATCTATGATATCGACTGCGGGCATGTTCCGCCGCAAATCACGCTGATTAACGGGGCGTATGCAGTTGTAGAGGCTCGGGATGGACATGGCGCAGTGACGCAGTTTTTTAAGTAA
- a CDS encoding DUF2262 domain-containing protein, with amino-acid sequence MGREAEVVQFESQFEERVIEIGAVIGPSGSGAGKGPGSHYWTASIGLIAWKDLSQNEVVSQELRLKWLADEEEWKNTSGMLQQNTLVRLLVRIGQQAMMLVKVLDTSYQDEDLGRILQEALKPVFYQDPTLGEFELYKALKMFQKQVTWAGDTGMLYFDQDEDPGKMEAALRTAYVLFGDQEGWSARVRAFAADELVELANEWLADDEEAEVDEITHAMFMERMELSSISVDPDGGFEMYFHDGDMFWGHAIVLDGNIDGSFGSAEIAG; translated from the coding sequence ATGGGGAGAGAGGCAGAAGTTGTTCAGTTCGAAAGTCAATTTGAAGAGCGGGTTATAGAGATAGGTGCTGTAATCGGTCCCTCGGGGTCTGGAGCAGGAAAAGGACCCGGGAGTCACTACTGGACGGCATCGATCGGTCTGATTGCGTGGAAGGACTTAAGCCAGAATGAAGTCGTAAGCCAGGAGCTGCGGCTGAAGTGGTTGGCCGATGAGGAAGAGTGGAAGAATACAAGCGGCATGCTCCAACAGAACACACTCGTTAGACTGCTTGTGCGTATAGGTCAACAGGCCATGATGCTGGTCAAGGTTCTAGACACGAGCTATCAGGACGAGGACTTGGGGCGAATTTTGCAGGAGGCGTTAAAGCCGGTCTTTTACCAGGACCCTACTTTGGGAGAATTCGAGCTGTACAAGGCTTTGAAGATGTTTCAGAAGCAGGTCACTTGGGCGGGAGATACAGGGATGCTGTATTTTGATCAGGATGAAGATCCAGGTAAGATGGAAGCCGCGCTTAGAACCGCTTATGTTCTATTTGGGGATCAAGAGGGCTGGAGCGCGCGGGTCAGAGCTTTTGCGGCAGATGAGCTCGTGGAGCTCGCCAATGAATGGCTGGCTGACGATGAAGAGGCAGAGGTGGACGAGATTACCCATGCCATGTTCATGGAGCGCATGGAGCTAAGCAGTATCAGCGTTGATCCCGATGGCGGGTTCGAGATGTATTTTCATGATGGGGATATGTTCTGGGGCCATGCCATTGTGTTGGACGGAAATATTGACGGAAGCTTCGGCTCGGCTGAAATTGCCGGCTAA
- a CDS encoding serine/threonine protein kinase — protein MNTWGTEAGLKRNERLGGKSQAASQGYKVRRVVAVSELSIVYAAQTEAGHKCVIKEFFPKSLTKRGKDSRTLSLKTGASYEKYEELKRMFATEAQLLKACELPGVVRLLDHFEQHHTLYTVTEYCEGQTLGEYLQGVNEEHRTEFLYRTIVPLIETIEQIHKNGIIHRDIKPGNIMIDQEGHAKLLDFGSAVYYGKGEYPIVTAAGYSPLELYSDQSNQGPVSDIYSVTALIYYCCMGAAPLDVRQRLFEDRLVPLGQGKPQRWPLLARVVKQGLAVSPDNRCRSLKRIKHAIYMEYLISLSFLRKKRRSV, from the coding sequence GTGAATACCTGGGGAACAGAGGCTGGACTAAAACGAAATGAGAGATTAGGAGGCAAGTCGCAAGCTGCTTCCCAGGGCTATAAAGTCCGTCGCGTGGTGGCGGTTAGTGAGCTTTCAATTGTCTATGCAGCCCAGACGGAGGCAGGTCATAAATGTGTAATTAAAGAGTTCTTTCCTAAATCCCTAACTAAAAGGGGGAAGGATAGCAGAACCCTCTCGCTCAAGACTGGTGCATCTTATGAGAAATATGAAGAACTTAAGCGCATGTTCGCCACAGAGGCTCAGTTGCTGAAAGCCTGTGAGCTACCGGGCGTGGTCCGGCTGCTGGATCATTTTGAACAACATCATACGCTATATACCGTAACGGAATACTGCGAAGGGCAGACGCTGGGTGAGTATCTACAGGGTGTGAACGAAGAGCACCGAACTGAGTTTCTATACCGGACTATAGTTCCGCTGATCGAGACCATAGAGCAAATTCATAAGAACGGGATTATTCACCGGGATATTAAGCCGGGCAACATCATGATTGATCAAGAGGGCCATGCCAAGCTGCTGGACTTCGGGTCGGCTGTCTATTATGGAAAAGGCGAATATCCTATCGTAACTGCTGCAGGATATTCGCCGCTTGAGCTGTATTCAGATCAGTCGAATCAGGGACCGGTCAGTGATATTTACAGTGTAACTGCCCTGATCTATTACTGCTGCATGGGAGCAGCTCCCTTGGATGTGCGGCAGAGGCTGTTCGAGGACCGGCTGGTTCCTCTGGGGCAGGGGAAGCCGCAGAGATGGCCGTTATTGGCCAGAGTGGTCAAACAAGGACTCGCAGTCTCCCCGGACAACCGATGCCGCTCGCTTAAGCGGATCAAGCATGCGATTTACATGGAGTATCTCATCAGCTTATCTTTTCTTCGGAAGAAGCGCCGCTCCGTATAA
- a CDS encoding VWA domain-containing protein translates to MWKLQRVKKIALRTFILFFVLASVNSYFSGHPLAAAEDLSAPKTQDAFDAMFVLDTSYSMNKTDPGHMAGEVMNMFMDMSEASRTRVGYVAYNHSIVASKPLTDISVTSKKNDLRQGIAKLKRSGYTDLGLGLITGGNLLSKSLKGKAQEGRQPFMILLSDGETDFGPSGSGHRTAANSAKDVERAIQQAKTYHYPIYTIGLNHDGTVNPEELNRIAVETGGRSYITSSADDLPEIFNRIFADQIRSVLTPVAGVTATGQLQEISMDIPNSSMEEANIILLSEHALKEAQLFYSSDNIRLFKSSTYTLIKSSHPGKGTAKLKFRGSPGDLVKINLLGSYSFEADSAVQGKAIKGKPTRIQASLTSMGKSLQDKDVYTSLQAKLIVRNVKTKKEDSVDMSNKGDHFEADYVFSESADYEWYVHMEGPSFYRISSTHHQPIVNKAPRFKGQQELKLIREEGEQHWNLSDLFTDENGDKLTYSIQDAGSDSKLQAAITGDQLVLSPHKNGSATLHLTATDAESGQASAKITISISSKYTVLIWSGIGVIVLVAIGFLMYLWLRPKPSFTGKLEGYFLNTASGTEYPVKSWPLTSFSGRRITLQELFHSLDVHEPLPEAASILFEPGKRGTLTVKHATRCSLMRNRTPLPKNKKEILEYNDKLYITFEDGITEIELRYKAIKPSTNIFIRSGASSEEKIS, encoded by the coding sequence ATGTGGAAATTACAGCGAGTAAAGAAAATTGCACTTAGGACTTTTATCCTTTTTTTCGTTCTAGCTTCCGTTAACTCTTATTTCTCGGGTCATCCTCTCGCTGCAGCAGAAGACCTTTCTGCTCCTAAGACTCAAGATGCATTTGATGCGATGTTTGTCCTGGATACCAGCTACTCTATGAACAAGACAGACCCTGGCCATATGGCCGGTGAGGTTATGAATATGTTTATGGATATGAGCGAGGCCAGCCGAACTCGGGTTGGATATGTGGCTTACAATCACAGCATCGTCGCATCCAAGCCCCTAACCGATATTTCCGTAACTTCTAAGAAAAATGACTTAAGACAAGGGATCGCTAAGCTGAAGAGAAGCGGTTATACCGATCTCGGCCTTGGCCTGATTACAGGAGGAAATTTGCTATCCAAGAGCTTGAAGGGGAAAGCGCAAGAAGGAAGGCAGCCTTTCATGATCCTTCTGTCCGATGGAGAGACAGACTTTGGTCCATCCGGCTCGGGCCACAGAACCGCTGCGAATTCGGCAAAGGATGTTGAACGCGCCATTCAGCAGGCCAAGACCTATCATTATCCGATCTACACGATCGGACTCAATCACGATGGCACCGTAAATCCGGAAGAACTTAACCGCATTGCTGTAGAGACCGGCGGCAGATCTTACATAACAAGCAGCGCCGATGATCTGCCGGAAATCTTCAATCGCATCTTCGCAGATCAGATCCGTTCTGTCCTCACCCCTGTTGCCGGGGTGACTGCAACGGGACAGCTGCAGGAGATCTCGATGGATATTCCGAACTCCAGCATGGAGGAGGCAAACATCATTCTCTTATCCGAGCATGCGCTGAAGGAAGCCCAATTGTTCTACAGCTCAGATAACATACGTCTATTTAAATCCAGCACTTATACGCTGATTAAGAGCTCTCATCCGGGAAAAGGAACCGCCAAGCTCAAATTCAGAGGTTCTCCCGGGGACTTAGTGAAGATTAATCTGCTGGGCAGCTACAGCTTCGAGGCAGATAGTGCGGTTCAAGGAAAGGCGATCAAGGGCAAACCCACTCGGATTCAAGCGAGCCTTACTTCCATGGGTAAATCTCTACAAGATAAGGACGTTTACACTTCCCTCCAAGCTAAACTAATCGTCCGCAACGTAAAGACCAAGAAGGAAGACAGTGTGGATATGAGTAACAAAGGGGATCACTTTGAGGCGGATTATGTTTTTTCCGAGTCTGCGGATTATGAGTGGTATGTACATATGGAAGGGCCTAGCTTTTATAGAATAAGTTCCACCCACCATCAGCCTATTGTGAATAAGGCGCCACGGTTCAAGGGACAACAGGAATTGAAGCTGATTCGTGAAGAGGGAGAGCAGCACTGGAATTTATCCGATCTGTTCACGGATGAGAATGGGGATAAGCTCACCTATTCCATCCAGGACGCTGGATCGGACTCTAAGCTTCAGGCCGCCATAACAGGAGATCAACTGGTGCTGTCTCCTCATAAGAACGGCTCCGCTACTCTTCATCTGACTGCAACAGATGCGGAAAGCGGGCAGGCAAGTGCTAAGATCACTATCTCGATAAGCTCTAAATATACCGTGCTCATCTGGTCCGGTATTGGGGTCATCGTCCTGGTAGCCATCGGCTTCCTGATGTATTTGTGGCTGCGGCCCAAGCCTTCGTTCACCGGCAAGCTGGAAGGGTATTTCCTGAACACGGCAAGCGGCACAGAATATCCTGTGAAGTCCTGGCCGCTAACGTCATTCTCTGGAAGACGGATTACGCTTCAAGAGCTGTTCCACAGTCTTGATGTTCACGAGCCCTTGCCGGAGGCGGCCAGCATCCTGTTTGAGCCGGGCAAGCGGGGAACTTTGACGGTCAAGCATGCCACCCGCTGCTCGCTCATGCGCAACCGCACGCCTTTACCGAAGAATAAAAAAGAAATCCTCGAATATAATGACAAGCTGTACATTACATTCGAGGATGGAATTACGGAAATTGAACTGCGGTATAAAGCGATCAAGCCCAGCACGAATATCTTTATACGGAGCGGCGCTTCTTCCGAAGAAAAGATAAGCTGA
- a CDS encoding transcriptional regulator, translating to MDIINQTNRTMLFEEINPEKLDLITIVGDVKGIDSLSDDKIKEINQELLVRSFDEFLNKFSPSVYSFFNAANQKVVYTLKKPEGIPEDMISEIRIDQNNDFLKMLFTLIDTKRSQGSTNVDFKFEHLLDMISPKKVMDDIRQVRKEIHYLYGQYEKLEEEDPKKLDMGDKLNAMFEEASANYNNVMAMLPLAIEDIKTRLLLGRSQEEDNSEVVQIGMLTIGDSGELKIIEAPKAESTELVLLDESSSSSLATVFEEDYHSISEAPSGYVKDLVVRTFSPLPAVSGEVNVEQEIQNYNTYLEFYKTAKDDFVKTVKPLVEKILGVKMFFDQYTAKNKGMVPSLLVTNTKLDVTVKSANIPRLETYLNTVNSKNDFTDTIWFGIVPSVELETAGKVKVTRERFKGNEKISKQDGNTMESLAMLMQVVKDFKVQIFFNFETGEDTTFNNMATAGIDKYIDKCAPLLRKEYSEYTIPCVPNFTIIPKDKSGLIIDSRMVRTENGAQLSKEKEDVLRLWIEGVYVGASYVAAGIVAAYQCPEYLKELFKNTSRDFPGVRYDIEAGENSFRTVTTMAKEITGFTNTIKDMINRKNFGFIFSSENAQLQDKDIRRITVYKARSLAASEDGFDSIYKTLVSTYIERILRFQTADFKHENIIKFFSNNPSSQKSKWLSSRGYVNSIIHDGDDMNYVIDEKNNLCHIDLVYNGNVKNLEVMITKGTSPVKV from the coding sequence ATGGATATTATTAACCAGACCAATCGGACGATGTTGTTTGAGGAGATTAACCCCGAGAAGCTCGATCTGATTACCATCGTCGGAGACGTCAAAGGAATTGATAGTCTTAGTGATGACAAGATCAAAGAGATTAACCAGGAGCTGCTGGTTCGTTCCTTTGATGAGTTTCTGAACAAATTCTCACCGAGCGTATACTCGTTCTTTAATGCGGCCAATCAGAAGGTTGTCTATACGCTGAAGAAGCCGGAAGGCATTCCGGAAGATATGATTTCAGAGATTCGCATTGATCAGAATAACGATTTTCTGAAGATGCTGTTTACTTTGATTGACACCAAGCGCAGCCAAGGGTCAACAAATGTAGATTTCAAGTTCGAGCACCTGCTTGACATGATTTCACCGAAGAAGGTGATGGATGATATCCGCCAGGTCCGCAAGGAGATTCACTATCTTTACGGACAGTACGAGAAGCTGGAGGAGGAAGATCCGAAGAAGCTGGATATGGGCGACAAGCTGAATGCGATGTTCGAGGAGGCCAGTGCGAACTACAACAATGTTATGGCTATGCTCCCGCTGGCGATTGAGGATATCAAGACCCGGCTGTTGCTGGGAAGATCGCAGGAGGAAGACAATTCAGAAGTCGTTCAGATCGGTATGCTTACGATCGGGGATAGCGGCGAGCTGAAGATTATTGAAGCCCCTAAGGCGGAAAGCACCGAGCTTGTCTTGCTGGATGAGAGCAGCTCCAGCAGCCTGGCGACAGTCTTCGAAGAGGACTATCATTCGATCTCGGAAGCACCTTCCGGTTATGTGAAGGACTTGGTTGTCCGCACATTCAGCCCGCTGCCTGCGGTTAGCGGTGAAGTGAATGTGGAGCAGGAGATTCAGAATTACAACACCTACCTGGAATTTTACAAGACCGCCAAAGATGATTTTGTGAAAACCGTGAAGCCTCTGGTCGAGAAAATTCTGGGTGTGAAGATGTTCTTCGATCAGTATACGGCCAAGAACAAGGGAATGGTGCCCTCCCTGCTGGTGACCAATACGAAGCTGGATGTCACGGTGAAGAGCGCCAACATCCCGAGACTGGAAACTTACCTGAACACAGTCAACTCTAAGAATGACTTCACCGACACCATTTGGTTCGGCATTGTTCCTTCTGTGGAGCTGGAGACGGCCGGCAAGGTCAAAGTCACCCGTGAACGCTTCAAGGGGAACGAGAAGATCAGCAAGCAGGACGGCAATACGATGGAATCCCTGGCTATGCTGATGCAGGTCGTGAAGGATTTCAAAGTGCAGATCTTCTTCAACTTCGAGACCGGAGAAGATACGACCTTTAACAATATGGCAACAGCGGGTATCGACAAATATATCGATAAGTGCGCTCCTTTACTTCGCAAAGAGTACAGTGAGTATACCATTCCGTGCGTGCCTAACTTCACGATCATTCCGAAGGACAAGTCCGGCCTGATTATTGACAGCCGCATGGTTCGCACTGAGAACGGGGCGCAGCTATCCAAGGAAAAGGAAGACGTGCTCAGACTGTGGATCGAAGGTGTCTATGTTGGAGCATCCTATGTCGCTGCCGGGATTGTTGCTGCATATCAATGTCCGGAGTACCTGAAGGAGCTCTTCAAGAATACGAGCAGAGACTTCCCCGGGGTTCGCTACGACATTGAGGCCGGGGAGAACAGCTTCCGCACGGTGACCACCATGGCCAAGGAAATTACCGGCTTCACGAATACCATCAAGGACATGATTAACCGCAAGAACTTCGGCTTTATCTTCTCGTCTGAGAATGCTCAGCTTCAGGATAAGGACATCCGCCGCATCACCGTGTACAAGGCGAGAAGCCTGGCTGCATCCGAGGATGGATTCGATTCCATTTACAAGACGCTGGTAAGTACATATATTGAGCGCATTTTAAGATTCCAGACAGCCGACTTCAAGCATGAGAATATCATCAAGTTCTTCAGTAACAACCCTAGCAGCCAGAAGAGCAAATGGCTCTCCTCGCGCGGGTATGTGAACTCTATCATTCACGATGGGGATGACATGAACTATGTCATCGACGAGAAGAACAACCTGTGCCATATCGACCTGGTCTATAACGGCAATGTGAAGAATCTCGAAGTGATGATCACCAAAGGAACAAGCCCTGTCAAAGTATGA
- a CDS encoding membrane-associated protease 1: MGFRLKVEGAETIELGLDNIQTVVYDTDTPDDSNARSTDVGSTLKISGKILTATDGDKADDTLKLATWSLVPAEKADCYRKLTLEVISADQVVRKVEFPNAFVVDYKEHYGDTEGVGTFTLYVKQKKDKTELAKLTGGYTAN; encoded by the coding sequence ATGGGATTCAGATTGAAAGTAGAAGGTGCAGAAACAATTGAGCTTGGACTCGACAACATTCAGACGGTAGTTTACGACACAGACACACCGGACGATTCCAATGCTAGATCCACGGATGTGGGCTCTACGCTAAAAATCAGCGGTAAAATTCTTACAGCAACCGACGGAGACAAGGCTGACGACACGCTGAAGCTGGCTACATGGTCTCTGGTGCCTGCAGAGAAAGCGGATTGCTATCGCAAGCTGACCCTGGAAGTCATCTCCGCGGATCAAGTTGTCCGTAAGGTTGAATTCCCGAATGCCTTCGTGGTCGACTACAAAGAACACTATGGCGATACAGAAGGCGTAGGCACATTCACACTTTATGTAAAACAAAAGAAAGACAAAACCGAGCTGGCCAAACTGACTGGCGGTTACACCGCGAACTAA
- a CDS encoding J domain-containing protein has translation MINYYEQLGITSAATEAEIRQAYRKLAKQYHPDVNGGSAEASLKFKQIVEAYQTLNDPQLRLDYDRKLTGEAKAGQESGGTARASQAPSEAKSGPASFDPNRVREHFAQFFSTPLQKKEQGNSSSHHQGSKKNNVMDTTDIFNHFFGVHKK, from the coding sequence TTGATCAACTACTATGAGCAGCTTGGCATAACTTCAGCGGCCACGGAAGCTGAGATTAGGCAGGCCTACCGAAAGCTGGCCAAGCAGTATCATCCGGATGTGAACGGCGGAAGTGCCGAAGCAAGCTTGAAATTTAAGCAGATTGTTGAAGCCTACCAGACCTTGAATGATCCCCAGCTCAGGCTGGATTATGATCGAAAGCTAACCGGAGAAGCCAAAGCCGGCCAAGAGAGCGGCGGTACGGCTCGTGCTTCACAGGCTCCATCGGAAGCTAAATCGGGACCTGCTTCATTTGACCCTAATCGGGTGCGAGAGCATTTCGCACAATTTTTCAGCACGCCCTTGCAGAAGAAGGAGCAAGGGAATTCATCGTCCCATCACCAGGGTTCCAAGAAGAACAATGTGATGGATACTACGGATATATTCAATCATTTCTTCGGTGTTCATAAGAAATGA
- a CDS encoding FHA domain-containing protein produces the protein MKADKTRVNLVINLLIYGLLAGMVLYAYLRPVHYILQMLVVAVCALIACLHIWTDGRGNRQFRKGSQESVSKIVLLDDDGERIKEWLVRTETSVVIGKSSSQSEVDIDLSDCEYASLISPEHAVLNRVGDSWYIEDADSQSGTGIRKAGRSDTRRLSEESPEPLGYGDMIFIANTRLLMK, from the coding sequence TTGAAAGCCGATAAAACCCGAGTTAATTTAGTGATTAACCTGTTAATATACGGACTGCTTGCCGGGATGGTGCTTTATGCTTATTTACGCCCGGTACATTATATTTTGCAAATGCTTGTCGTAGCGGTATGTGCCCTGATTGCCTGTCTTCATATCTGGACGGACGGCCGCGGGAACAGGCAGTTCCGCAAGGGAAGCCAGGAATCAGTATCCAAGATTGTCCTGCTGGATGATGATGGAGAGCGCATTAAAGAGTGGCTGGTCAGAACCGAGACCTCGGTGGTGATCGGAAAAAGCTCAAGCCAAAGCGAAGTTGATATAGATTTATCGGACTGTGAATATGCCTCGCTCATTAGTCCGGAGCATGCCGTGTTGAACCGTGTAGGTGACAGCTGGTACATCGAGGATGCCGATTCCCAAAGCGGCACAGGTATCAGGAAGGCTGGCCGGAGCGATACAAGGCGGCTTAGCGAGGAGAGTCCCGAGCCGCTAGGCTATGGGGACATGATCTTTATTGCGAATACAAGATTGTTGATGAAGTAG
- a CDS encoding FHA domain-containing protein: MSLTRCPNGHMFSTRKHGNICPYCNTAMEPSRQDTRRPPAAADMDEKTMPYMGETTGIQPVTGWLVCVEGPQMGQDYRIMAEKNFIGRAEEMQIRIIGDNAVSRRNHAVIVYDPKKRNFYLLPGDASGLAYHNNEAVYSPAELNAYDLIQLGKSKFVFVPLCGPHFEWDNG; encoded by the coding sequence ATGAGCCTCACAAGATGCCCTAACGGCCATATGTTCAGCACGAGAAAGCACGGGAATATTTGCCCGTATTGCAACACGGCCATGGAGCCGTCCAGACAGGATACCCGGAGACCGCCAGCTGCGGCGGATATGGACGAGAAGACCATGCCTTATATGGGGGAGACCACGGGAATCCAGCCGGTTACGGGCTGGCTCGTATGTGTCGAGGGCCCGCAGATGGGCCAAGATTACCGCATCATGGCCGAGAAGAACTTTATCGGCCGGGCCGAAGAGATGCAGATCCGCATTATCGGCGATAATGCGGTATCCCGGCGCAATCATGCGGTCATTGTCTATGATCCGAAGAAGCGGAACTTCTACCTGCTGCCGGGAGATGCCTCCGGACTGGCTTATCATAACAATGAAGCCGTCTACTCGCCTGCTGAGCTGAATGCCTATGATCTGATCCAGCTCGGCAAGAGCAAGTTTGTGTTCGTGCCGCTTTGCGGTCCGCATTTTGAATGGGATAACGGTTAG
- a CDS encoding PP2C family protein-serine/threonine phosphatase: MNNWDWMEPYGVLIAGLLAVLLLIVLKKKLGERKKAPEPLELPSDIEIGNAQTKGRRQEQDDYFASAATKLGTMAVIADGISGLANGRMSSTLAVTVFTQEFMKVGSIRDIEEYFHRAAAVSNRSIIEQLGGAHGGTTLVAAVVSQGLLHWGAVGDSMILLFRDGEFMAVNSKHTLETVLEQQYLAGQISREEARENPKRNQLINYLGYEGFKSMEIGEPIQLRKDDIVLLCSDGVYDALTEVELEQILMRRQPPQDTAEAIIDYIEGKSYKHQDNATVMILEKGW, encoded by the coding sequence ATGAACAATTGGGACTGGATGGAACCCTATGGTGTATTGATTGCCGGCTTGCTGGCTGTTCTGCTATTGATTGTGCTGAAGAAGAAGCTGGGAGAGCGGAAGAAAGCGCCGGAGCCGCTGGAACTTCCTTCGGACATTGAGATTGGCAACGCTCAGACCAAGGGCCGACGGCAGGAGCAGGACGATTATTTTGCCAGTGCAGCAACCAAGCTGGGGACGATGGCGGTGATCGCGGATGGGATTAGCGGGCTGGCTAACGGCAGAATGTCCAGTACGCTGGCGGTTACGGTGTTTACTCAGGAATTCATGAAGGTAGGCAGCATTCGGGACATTGAAGAGTATTTCCACAGGGCTGCAGCGGTCAGCAACCGTTCAATTATTGAGCAATTGGGCGGCGCACATGGCGGCACCACTCTGGTGGCGGCTGTAGTCTCACAAGGCCTGCTGCATTGGGGGGCTGTAGGGGACAGCATGATTCTGCTGTTTCGGGATGGGGAGTTCATGGCTGTGAATTCCAAGCATACCCTGGAGACCGTTCTTGAGCAGCAGTATTTAGCAGGACAGATCAGCAGAGAAGAGGCTAGGGAGAATCCCAAACGCAATCAATTGATCAATTATCTGGGGTATGAAGGGTTTAAGAGTATGGAGATTGGCGAGCCGATCCAGCTCAGGAAGGATGACATCGTTCTTCTGTGCAGTGATGGAGTCTATGACGCCTTAACAGAGGTAGAGCTGGAGCAAATCTTAATGAGACGGCAGCCTCCACAGGATACGGCAGAAGCCATTATTGATTACATAGAGGGTAAGAGTTACAAACATCAGGATAATGCAACGGTCATGATCTTGGAGAAAGGCTGGTAA